A section of the Babylonia areolata isolate BAREFJ2019XMU chromosome 1, ASM4173473v1, whole genome shotgun sequence genome encodes:
- the LOC143290536 gene encoding uncharacterized protein LOC143290536, with amino-acid sequence MKKIQTFINTCLRTILLRIRLPNTISCQDIWQRTNQQPVEDNILRRHWRWIGHTLRKPASRIHKTTPHLVPSGGKRGRPRNSWCRDLETDIRRMGHTSGQLERLAQDQGAWRALVKGMCPRRDHRRR; translated from the coding sequence ATGAAGAAAATCCAGACGttcatcaacacctgtctgagaacAATACTACTACGTATCCGCTTGCCAAATACCATCAGTTGTCAAGACATATGGCAGCGAACCAACCAACAGCCCGTGGAAGACAACATCCTCCGAAGACACTGGAGGTGGATTGGCCACACCCTCAGAAAACCTGCATCCAGAATCCACAAGACAACTCCTCACCTGGTACCATCAGGGGGAAAAAGAGGCCGTCCAAGGAACAGCTGGTGCCGAGATCTGGAGACAGATATCAGGAGGATGGGCCATACCTcgggacagctggagcgactggcccAGGACCAGGGTGCCTGGAGAGCTCTCGTTAAGGGCATGTGTCCAAGACGGGACCACAGGCGTAGATAG